ACATGTCATCAGCAGCTAATAACAAGCGCGGTAGGCTGGAAGAAGAATTCCAGCGCCGCATGCAAGACGCTGAGGCTTCTCCGTCTGCAGCGGTCTGGGACCGTATTGACCACCAACTGACCATGCAGGAAAGCAGCCACTACAAGAGCGGTATGCTGTTCTACAGGCAGCTGGCGGCCGCATGCGTCGCTATCCTGCTGCTGGCAGGTGGACTGGGCGCCTATTATTTAGGAGATGCCTCCCCTAAAAGTCCGGTAGCACAGCTACAGCAGCCTACTGCAACGCCAAGTATGGCAGCGACTGCACCTGCAACAGCAACAGAAAATTCGGAAGCCACTACTGAGGAGACCATTGCGGCAGCCATGCAGCAGGCCGTTCGGGCAGACCAGCCAAGTGTAGGAGCTGCACCTGTCTCCAGGAAAGCTACAGGCGCGAAAGCTGCCGGAGCTAAAAGAGCACCAGTACCAGCAGCTTCTGCGGCACAAATTGAGCAGGCGGAGGAAACAACTGCAAGTATAACAGCAGAAAGCATTGCCCTCGCACCCGGAGCAACCACAGGCGCAGACCCAACCATCTGGCACCGAAAGCCAGATACCAGGTACAATTCTTTCTTTAACGGGGGCGACAATACGGCTGCACAGCGGCTGTTCTCCAACTTTGAGGAAGCACGCAAGTCTATTTTCGGGGCACCGGCTGCCAACGGCATTGCCGCCGCCACACAGCCACGCACTTCATTTGCCGGAACGGGTGCTACTGCTGCGCCCACCAATGATTTCAGAAAGCTAAACGAGCTGGCCATAAATCGCCAAAAGGAGCTGCAGCGGGAGCAGGAAATGATGGTGCAGGCGCTGAACGACAAGCGAACCGGTGCTGACGTGAAGGTGGTAGACGAAAAGGAGCTAAGCGGGGATAGCCGCTGGACAGTAGGCATGGCGTACATGCCAAGCTACTTTGAGCAGAACATCGGCATTCCGGCACAGGGGGTGGGCGGCATTTCCTACGATAGCTTCGCGGCCCCGAGTTTATCAACCCTAAGGCAGACAAATACCTACATGGCCGATGCCCGGGAAGAGTACCACGAAGAGATAGAGCCGGGCTTCTCGTTTGGCGTGGAAGTGAAAACAGGTTTTAAGCTGGGCAAAAAGTGGAAGCTCCTTTCCGGCCTCGGCTTCACTCAGAACACGGCCCGCTCCAAGTCAAGCTACCTGATTGAGCAGTTTGAGGAAAAACCCGGTACGAATCAGAAAGTATCGCCAGGCCCGACCACTATCTTCCTGTCGTCGCTGAACAACAACTATGCGGCAGACTCCATGAGTGTGGCGAGAACCAGCGAGTATGGCGTTACTTACCGCTACCGCCACCTAACGGTACCGGCGGGCATCCAGTACGAGGGTAACATTTCCAAAGACTGGTTCTGGTTTGCAGGGGGAGGCGTTGCGGCTAACATCCTGATTGAGTCGGCAGTGCTGGCCTCTAATGCGGAGGTGCGGGACAAATCGTACGCGCTGAACGATGATGAATCCCCGTTCCGCAAGTTGCAGTGGTCGGGCAACGTGACCGCAGGCCTGGGCAAACGCCTCTCCAACAACATTTCGGTGGCGGTGGGGCCGGAGTACCGTGCCTACCTTAACAGCATGCTGGCTAACCCGGGCACGACACAGGCGCCACAGGGCAAGCCGTACACCATCGGCCTGAACATGGCAGTGAACTACGATTTGGGACCGGGTAACCGCTAGTCTCAAAAAATAAAAAAGCAGCATGCAACCGCTGCCGGCCTGCAGGGGTCCTGAAAGTATAGAAGCAGAAAAAAACACCTATGAAACCGCTGCATAACTTTTTCGATGCCCTGTGCCTCGCTGCCCAACCAGACATGTACGGCTGGTATGTGTTGGTTGCCTTGCTGTTCTTTTCGCTTGTATAATACCGTGCCTTACTCTAAGCTGTGAAAAAAAGCGCCTGCCGCCATGGGCAGGCCATCTTACAACGCCACTAGTACAAAATTAACCTATGAAAAGCCTCCTGTACGTAACGCTGCTTTACCTCTGCCTCGCACTGCTTGCCGCTGGCTGCTCGAACAGCGCCCCTGTGCCTGCTTGCACTGCCGTGGAGGTGGTGGGCG
Above is a window of Pontibacter akesuensis DNA encoding:
- a CDS encoding outer membrane beta-barrel protein, translating into MSSAANNKRGRLEEEFQRRMQDAEASPSAAVWDRIDHQLTMQESSHYKSGMLFYRQLAAACVAILLLAGGLGAYYLGDASPKSPVAQLQQPTATPSMAATAPATATENSEATTEETIAAAMQQAVRADQPSVGAAPVSRKATGAKAAGAKRAPVPAASAAQIEQAEETTASITAESIALAPGATTGADPTIWHRKPDTRYNSFFNGGDNTAAQRLFSNFEEARKSIFGAPAANGIAAATQPRTSFAGTGATAAPTNDFRKLNELAINRQKELQREQEMMVQALNDKRTGADVKVVDEKELSGDSRWTVGMAYMPSYFEQNIGIPAQGVGGISYDSFAAPSLSTLRQTNTYMADAREEYHEEIEPGFSFGVEVKTGFKLGKKWKLLSGLGFTQNTARSKSSYLIEQFEEKPGTNQKVSPGPTTIFLSSLNNNYAADSMSVARTSEYGVTYRYRHLTVPAGIQYEGNISKDWFWFAGGGVAANILIESAVLASNAEVRDKSYALNDDESPFRKLQWSGNVTAGLGKRLSNNISVAVGPEYRAYLNSMLANPGTTQAPQGKPYTIGLNMAVNYDLGPGNR